AGCATCTTGGCCCCTACGCCATCCACGGCATCCAGCTCCTCGACCCGTTCAAAGCGGCCGTGCTGGGACCGCCACTCGACAATCCGCCGGGCCAGCACCGGGCCGACGCGCGGCAGGGTCTCCAGTTCGTCGACGCCGGCAGTGTTCAGGTTGATCTTTCCGCCCGGAGGAGGGGGCCCGCCGGCCGAGTCCGGCCCGTCCGCGGCGCCGGCCGCCCCAGCGGCAGCAGCTCCGGCCGGCCCGGTACTTTCACCCTGCCGCGGCACAACGACCTTTTGTCCGTCTTCCAACACGGCCGCGAGATTAAGCTGGCCGGGGTCCGCATCGGGCGCTCCGCCTCCCGCCGCCGAAATCGCCTCGTGCAGGCGGCTCCCCGATGCCAACTCCACGATTCCGGCATGGACCACCGCGCCCGCCACGTGCACGGTGATCCGGTCGGCTGCGACGGCTCCCGTCCCAGGTCCCGTCGCAGGTGCCGTCCCAAGTTCCGGAGCGGGTTCCGCGCCGGGTTCCGCGCCGGGTTCCGCGGTGCTGACGGCGCCGAGCGGGCTGACCTGGGTTGCGGTGTTCGATGCCTGCCACCAGAAGCAGCCAAGGAGCGCCATCGCCACCAGGCACAGCAAGGTAGCTGCGCGGTGTCCGGTCCGCCATCGGAGCCGGGGTCCGCGGCTGGCCGGCGCATCCGCCTGGCCCGGAACGCGCTGTTCCGCGGCGCGCCCGGTCCCGGGTGGCCCGCTGAGCAGGCCGGAGACGGGGCTGTCACCGGCGGAGGCAGGCCTAAAGTCCTCGGCACCCCGGAAGGCAGGAGTCACGGCGGCCGACAACCTGCGGCCGGAAGGGACGGCCTCGGGGCTGGGCGGGCTTTCCGGATCGTGACGCGGCATGCGCCCATCCTACGAACCGCAGCGTACGAGGCACCGGGCCGAGTGTGCCATGTGGAAAACCCCTGTGGAATAGCCGGTCCCCGGGCGTGGCGGCGGACGGCGTGCCGGTCAGGAAGTGCCGGAAGCCGTCCCGGTCAGGAGGCGGCAGACGGCACCCGTGCTGCCGGCGTGCCGCTCTCCCCCACAATAACCGCCAGCACTCCGAGCCCGGCGTGGGCAGCGAGCACGGCGGGGAGTGCGCTGATCTGGACGGGCAGACATCCCGGGACGGCTGCGGCCAGCTCCGCGGCGAGCTGTTTAGCCTCCGCCGGGTTACCAAAGTGGTGGACAGCGAGGAGCGCCCGCCCCGGGGGCCGGCTAATGGCGTCGGCCACTGCGATCTCCCGGAGCCGTGCGATGGCTTTCGCTGCGGACCTGACCTTCTCCAGCGGAACGACCCTGCCGTCCTCGACCGCAAGGATTGGCTTGATCGCGAACATGGTCCCCCAGAGAGAAGCCGCGGCTCCGATCCGTCCGCCGCGCCGGAGCTGCTCGAGGCTGGGTACGTAGAAGTAGACCTTGGAGCGGGCCAGCCCGTATTCAGCGCACTCACGCACGGCGGCGGCTGCCTTGCCTTGCGCGGCAGCGCTGACTGCGCATTGGACCGCCATTCCCTGAGCCATACCGACGGTGCGCGAGTCCAGGACGTCCACCGGGATGCTCACCTTGGCGGCAGCCAGCCGGGCGGAGTCCACCGTGCCGGAGAGTTCCCCGGAAATGTGGAGCGACACAACGGACTCGAAGCCATTGCGCTGGGCGGCCACATAAGCCTGTTCAAACTGGCCGGGTGAAGGTCGGGAGGTCTTGACGGGTTTGCCGCTCGCCAGGGCCACGGCGATGGTATCCGCGATGTCGTCCTCGCCCTCGCCGTAGATTTCAGTGCCGACCATCACAGGCATCGGGACGACCGTCAGCTCCCCGCCGGCGGATACCGCGCGTACCCAGTCGGCCGGAAGTGCTGCGGCAGAGTCCGTGACCACGGCCGTCCGGACTCCATCCGGGGCAGCCCCGGACCCGGGGTCCATTGCGGGGACCCTGGCCTGGCGCAACCCGTTGAGGCGCTCCTTCAGCCACGGCCACCCCGCTGGGTCGCGGTGGGGCACCAGGCACCTCCTGCCGTCTGCACTTGCTGTCGGGTCCCGCTGTGATGGCCGGCCGCCGTTTCCCGCGGCGGCCGGCCTGTTCACTGACCTGCCCGGTTAGGCCGGGACGATGTTGACCAGTTTAGGCGCCCGCACGATTACCGTGCGGATATCGCGGCCGTCGAGGGCCCGCTGGACGTTTTCCGAGGCCAGCGCCAATTCGCGCAGTTCGTCCTCGCCGATCGCCGGTGAGACGTCCAGCCGGTCGCGAACCTTGCCCTGGACCTGGACGACGGCGGTGACCGTGTCCTGCACCAGGAGGGACTCGTCGTGTGCCGGCCAGCCTGCGTTGGCCACCGAGGCGGGGTGTCCCAGCACGTTCCAGAGATCCTCGGCCGTGTACGGCGCGAAGAGGCTCAGAATGACAGCGACGGTCTCAACGGCTTCGCGGACCGCCGGGTCGGAGCCGCCCGCCCCGGCGTCAATCGTCTTTCGGGTCGCGTTGACCAGTTCCATCAGCTTGGCGACCACCACATTGAACTTGTTGTGGTCAAGCAGGGCTTCGGCGTCGGCGATTGTGCGGTGCGTAACGGTACGCAGGGCCCGGTCCCCGGCGGCAAAGTTGACGCCGGGTGCGCTGGTGACATCCTGTCCCAGCCGCCAGGCGCGGGCGAGGAACTTGGCGGAGCCCGACGGCGACACGTCTGCCCAGTCGACGTCGTCCTCCGGCGGCGAGGCGAAGATCATGGTGAGCCGGACGGCGTCGACGCCGAATTTGTCCAGCTGCTCGCCCAGGTCAACGCCGTTGCCCAGGGACTTGCTCATGGCCTTACCGCCGTTGAGTACCTGGCCTTGGTTCAACAGGGCGCTGAACGGCTCGTCGGTGTCGATCATGCCAAGGTCATGGATGACCTTGGTGAAAAAACGGGCATAGAGCAAGTGCAAAATGGCATGCTCCACGCCGCCGACGTACTGGCCCACCGGCATCCAGTCATTGATCTTGGCGGGGTCGAACGGCCCCCCGGTGTAGTCCGGGGAGACGAAGCGCAGGAAGTACCAGGACGAGTCCACAAAGGTGTCCATGGTGTCAGTGTCCCGCCTGGCCGGCCCGTGGCAAACGGGGCAGTCGACATTGACCCAGCTTTCGACGGCGGCCAGCGGGGAGGTGCCCTTGGGGGAGAGGTCCTCGCCCCGCAGGTCTGCCGGCAGGGTAACCGGGAGCTGTTCGTCCGGGACCGGGACTTCCCCGCAGGAGGGACAGTGGATGATCGGGATCGGGGTGCCCCAGAACCGCTGCCGGCTGAGCAACCAGTCGCGCAGGCGGAAGTTCACGAATTTTTCGCCCGTGCCCTGCTGCTGCAGGATCTCGATGGCGGCCGGAATGGCTTCTGCCTTGGGCAGTCCATCCAGGGCACCGGAGTTGATCAGGGTTCCCTCACCCGTGGTGGCAGTACCGCTGGATGCGGGATCTTCTTCCCCCGTATCCAGCACTGCCCGGACCGGCAGGTCGAAGGTGCGGGCAAAGTCGAGGTCGCGCTGGTCGTGGGCAGGGACGGCCATAATGGCTCCGGTGCCGTAGTCGGCCAGCACATAGTCGGCCGCCCAGACGGGCAGTTTCTCGCCGTTCAGCGGGTTGGTGGCATAACGGCCGGTGAAAACTCCGGTTTTTTCCCGCTCAGTGGACTGTCGCTCGATTTCGGAAAGCGCCTTGACCTGTTCCCGGTACGCGTCCAGGGCCGCGGCGTGTTCCCCGGTGACCAGCTCGACGGCGATCGGCGCGTCGGCGGCGACGACGAAGAACGTCGCGCCGTAGAGGGTGTCCGGGCGGGTCGTGAAGACCGTAACGTCCTGGGCGGCCTTGCCGCCCTCGGCCTCGATCACGAAGGTGACGTGGGCACCCTCGGATCGGCCGATCCAGTTCTTCTGCATGGCCAGGACACGCTCGGGCCAGTGGCCGCGCAGTTCATCCATGTCATCAAGGAGCCGGTCTGCGTAGTCGGTGATTTTGAAGTACCACTGGTTCAGCGACTTCTTTGTGACCGGAGTGCCGCACCGTTCACAGGCGCCGTTGACGACCTGTTCGTTGGCCAGCACGGTCTGGTCCTTGGGGCACCAGTTGACCGGGGAGTTCTTGCGGTAGGCCAGGCCGCGTTCATAGAAGCGCTTAAAGAGCCACTGGGTCCAGCGGTAATACTCCGGGTCGGAGGTGTGGATCCGACGGGACCAGTCCGCAGAGATGGCGTAGCGCTTGAACGAGGCAGCCTGGGTGTCGATGTTGGCATAGGTCCACTCGCTGGGGTGCGCGTTGCGCTTAATCGCCGCGTTCTCGGCGGGCAGTCCGAAGGAGTCCCAGCCAATCGGGTGCAGCACATCGAAGCCCTGCTGTCGGAGGTAACGCGCGACGACGTCGCCCATGGCGAAGGCCTCTGCGTGGCCCATGTGCAGATCCCCGGACGGGTACGGGAACATGTCCAGGACATACCGCCGTTCCTTGGACCCGTCATCGACGGGTGTGAAGACCTTGAGGTCCTCCCAGACCTGCGGCCATTTGGCCTCCATGGCGGCAAAGCTGTAGGCACCCTCGTCAGGCGTCTCCGCTGCGACTGCTGGTGTTCCGGTCTCTGTCTCCGGCTGAACGCTCACTGCTGGCCTCTTCTGTTCTTTCGATCTTGTCAGATCAGGACTGTCCCGCCTGATCCCCTGCTGCGGGCCGGCAAACATCCCGGACACACAAAAGCCCCTCGACACGGAGGGGCG
This genomic window from Arthrobacter sp. EM1 contains:
- a CDS encoding helix-hairpin-helix domain-containing protein; translated protein: MPRHDPESPPSPEAVPSGRRLSAAVTPAFRGAEDFRPASAGDSPVSGLLSGPPGTGRAAEQRVPGQADAPASRGPRLRWRTGHRAATLLCLVAMALLGCFWWQASNTATQVSPLGAVSTAEPGAEPGAEPAPELGTAPATGPGTGAVAADRITVHVAGAVVHAGIVELASGSRLHEAISAAGGGAPDADPGQLNLAAVLEDGQKVVVPRQGESTGPAGAAAAGAAGAADGPDSAGGPPPPGGKINLNTAGVDELETLPRVGPVLARRIVEWRSQHGRFERVEELDAVDGVGAKMLAALLPLVRV
- a CDS encoding DegV family protein, producing MPHRDPAGWPWLKERLNGLRQARVPAMDPGSGAAPDGVRTAVVTDSAAALPADWVRAVSAGGELTVVPMPVMVGTEIYGEGEDDIADTIAVALASGKPVKTSRPSPGQFEQAYVAAQRNGFESVVSLHISGELSGTVDSARLAAAKVSIPVDVLDSRTVGMAQGMAVQCAVSAAAQGKAAAAVRECAEYGLARSKVYFYVPSLEQLRRGGRIGAAASLWGTMFAIKPILAVEDGRVVPLEKVRSAAKAIARLREIAVADAISRPPGRALLAVHHFGNPAEAKQLAAELAAAVPGCLPVQISALPAVLAAHAGLGVLAVIVGESGTPAARVPSAAS
- the leuS gene encoding leucine--tRNA ligase, whose amino-acid sequence is MSVQPETETGTPAVAAETPDEGAYSFAAMEAKWPQVWEDLKVFTPVDDGSKERRYVLDMFPYPSGDLHMGHAEAFAMGDVVARYLRQQGFDVLHPIGWDSFGLPAENAAIKRNAHPSEWTYANIDTQAASFKRYAISADWSRRIHTSDPEYYRWTQWLFKRFYERGLAYRKNSPVNWCPKDQTVLANEQVVNGACERCGTPVTKKSLNQWYFKITDYADRLLDDMDELRGHWPERVLAMQKNWIGRSEGAHVTFVIEAEGGKAAQDVTVFTTRPDTLYGATFFVVAADAPIAVELVTGEHAAALDAYREQVKALSEIERQSTEREKTGVFTGRYATNPLNGEKLPVWAADYVLADYGTGAIMAVPAHDQRDLDFARTFDLPVRAVLDTGEEDPASSGTATTGEGTLINSGALDGLPKAEAIPAAIEILQQQGTGEKFVNFRLRDWLLSRQRFWGTPIPIIHCPSCGEVPVPDEQLPVTLPADLRGEDLSPKGTSPLAAVESWVNVDCPVCHGPARRDTDTMDTFVDSSWYFLRFVSPDYTGGPFDPAKINDWMPVGQYVGGVEHAILHLLYARFFTKVIHDLGMIDTDEPFSALLNQGQVLNGGKAMSKSLGNGVDLGEQLDKFGVDAVRLTMIFASPPEDDVDWADVSPSGSAKFLARAWRLGQDVTSAPGVNFAAGDRALRTVTHRTIADAEALLDHNKFNVVVAKLMELVNATRKTIDAGAGGSDPAVREAVETVAVILSLFAPYTAEDLWNVLGHPASVANAGWPAHDESLLVQDTVTAVVQVQGKVRDRLDVSPAIGEDELRELALASENVQRALDGRDIRTVIVRAPKLVNIVPA